The following are from one region of the Quercus robur chromosome 1, dhQueRobu3.1, whole genome shotgun sequence genome:
- the LOC126727635 gene encoding UDP-glycosyltransferase 87A1-like isoform X2, which produces MKPTLTAHPVSDMNSLKAKPTMQCHVVAMPYPGRGHINPMMNLCRILASKNSNILVTFVVTEEWLGFIGSDPKPDNIRFGTIPNVVPSERVRAADVYSFAEAVMTKFEAPFVRLLDQLEPPVTVIMADTFLFWAVGVGNRRNIPVASFWPMSSSMFTIIQHVDLLVKNGHFPSDSAKSEEHVDYIPGISSTQLVNIPFNGRNQQTTPRILEAFSWLNKAQYLLLTSCYEFESKVFDVLKAKFSFPVYATGQIVPNFDFGENTKHSDDNYLHWLDCQPRNSVLYISMGSFLSFSSAQMDEIAAGLCDAGVRFFWVARDETSRLKEVCGHRGLVVPWCDQLMVLSHSSVGGFWSHCGWSSTREGMLCGLPFLTFPIIFDQILNSKLIVEDWKIGWRVKQDVGMNNLVSRVEIARLVHKFMNFENDEVKEIRTRASEVQRICQRAIAKGGSFETNINAFIQDLSHSMVTE; this is translated from the exons A TGAAACCTACGCTTACGGCACATCCAGTTTCGGACATGAATTCCCTCAAAGCTAAACCAACCATGCAATGCCACGTGGTGGCCATGCCTTATCCAGGCCGTGGCCACATCAACCCCATGATGAACCTTTGCAGGATACTAGCTTCCAAAAACAGCAATATCCTCGTCACTTTCGTTGTCACCGAAGAATGGCTTGGTTTCATCGGCTCCGATCCTAAGCCCGACAACATTCGCTTCGGCACCATTCCTAACGTTgtcccatcagagcgagtccgCGCAGCTGACGTTTACTCCTTCGCCGAAGCTGTCATGACGAAGTTTGAAGCTCCATTTGTGCGACTCCTTGATCAGCTTGAGCCTCCGGTTACAGTTATCATGGCtgatacttttcttttctgggcaGTTGGAGTTGGGAACCGAAGGAATATTCCAGTGGCATCGTTTTGGCCTATGTCGTCGTCCATGTTCACCATCATCCAACACGTGGATCTTTTAGTCAAAAATGGTCATTTCCCATCTGACTCAG cAAAATCTGAGGAGCATGTAGATTACATCCCTGGAATTTCCTCCACACAACTAGTGAATATTCCATTTAATGGGAGAAACCAACAAACAACGCCAAGGATTCTCGAAGCTTTTTCATGGTTAAACAAAGCACAATATCTCTTATTAACTTCTTGTTATGAGTTCGAATCCAAAGTATTCGATGTTCTAAAAGCAAAATTCTCATTTCCGGTATATGCTACGGGTCAAATCGTACCTAACTTTGATTTTGgagaaaacacaaaacacagTGATGACAACTATTTACATTGGTTAGACTGCCAACCTAGAAATTCtgttttatatatttcaatgggaagttttctttcattttctagtGCCCAAATGGATGAAATTGCAGCTGGTTTGTGTGATGCTGGTGTTAGATTCTTTTGGGTGGCACGTGACGAGACTAGCAGATTGAAAGAGGTTTGTGGTCATAGAGGATTAGTAGTGCCTTGGTGTGATCAATTGATGGTCTTATCTCATTCTTCTGTAGGGGGCTTTTGGTCACACTGTGGGTGGAGTTCCACTCGGGAAGGAATGTTATGTGGTCTTCCTTTTCTTACCTTTCCCATAATCTTTGATCAAATCCTAAATAGTAAGTTAATTGTGGAAGATTGGAAGATTGGGTGGAGGGTGAAGCAAGATGTGGGAATGAACAATTTGGTGTCAAGAGTGGAAATTGCAAGGCTAGTgcataaatttatgaattttgaaaatgatgAAGTGAAAGAAATTAGGACAAGAGCAAGTGAAGTTCAACGCATTTGTCAACGTGCAATTGCAAAAGGAGGATCATTTGAAACCAACATCAATGCCTTCATCCAAGACCTTTCACATAGCATGGTTACAGAGTAG
- the LOC126727635 gene encoding UDP-glycosyltransferase 87A1-like isoform X1, whose product MHLHRCSASPPPLQLSLQHLHRCSSSSPPIGLVKPTLTAHPVSDMNSLKAKPTMQCHVVAMPYPGRGHINPMMNLCRILASKNSNILVTFVVTEEWLGFIGSDPKPDNIRFGTIPNVVPSERVRAADVYSFAEAVMTKFEAPFVRLLDQLEPPVTVIMADTFLFWAVGVGNRRNIPVASFWPMSSSMFTIIQHVDLLVKNGHFPSDSAKSEEHVDYIPGISSTQLVNIPFNGRNQQTTPRILEAFSWLNKAQYLLLTSCYEFESKVFDVLKAKFSFPVYATGQIVPNFDFGENTKHSDDNYLHWLDCQPRNSVLYISMGSFLSFSSAQMDEIAAGLCDAGVRFFWVARDETSRLKEVCGHRGLVVPWCDQLMVLSHSSVGGFWSHCGWSSTREGMLCGLPFLTFPIIFDQILNSKLIVEDWKIGWRVKQDVGMNNLVSRVEIARLVHKFMNFENDEVKEIRTRASEVQRICQRAIAKGGSFETNINAFIQDLSHSMVTE is encoded by the exons ATGCATCTCCACCGCTGCTCAGCATCTCCACCGCCGCTCCAACTGTCGCTCCAGCATCTCCACCGCTGCTCATCGTCCTCCCCACCGATCGGCTTGG TGAAACCTACGCTTACGGCACATCCAGTTTCGGACATGAATTCCCTCAAAGCTAAACCAACCATGCAATGCCACGTGGTGGCCATGCCTTATCCAGGCCGTGGCCACATCAACCCCATGATGAACCTTTGCAGGATACTAGCTTCCAAAAACAGCAATATCCTCGTCACTTTCGTTGTCACCGAAGAATGGCTTGGTTTCATCGGCTCCGATCCTAAGCCCGACAACATTCGCTTCGGCACCATTCCTAACGTTgtcccatcagagcgagtccgCGCAGCTGACGTTTACTCCTTCGCCGAAGCTGTCATGACGAAGTTTGAAGCTCCATTTGTGCGACTCCTTGATCAGCTTGAGCCTCCGGTTACAGTTATCATGGCtgatacttttcttttctgggcaGTTGGAGTTGGGAACCGAAGGAATATTCCAGTGGCATCGTTTTGGCCTATGTCGTCGTCCATGTTCACCATCATCCAACACGTGGATCTTTTAGTCAAAAATGGTCATTTCCCATCTGACTCAG cAAAATCTGAGGAGCATGTAGATTACATCCCTGGAATTTCCTCCACACAACTAGTGAATATTCCATTTAATGGGAGAAACCAACAAACAACGCCAAGGATTCTCGAAGCTTTTTCATGGTTAAACAAAGCACAATATCTCTTATTAACTTCTTGTTATGAGTTCGAATCCAAAGTATTCGATGTTCTAAAAGCAAAATTCTCATTTCCGGTATATGCTACGGGTCAAATCGTACCTAACTTTGATTTTGgagaaaacacaaaacacagTGATGACAACTATTTACATTGGTTAGACTGCCAACCTAGAAATTCtgttttatatatttcaatgggaagttttctttcattttctagtGCCCAAATGGATGAAATTGCAGCTGGTTTGTGTGATGCTGGTGTTAGATTCTTTTGGGTGGCACGTGACGAGACTAGCAGATTGAAAGAGGTTTGTGGTCATAGAGGATTAGTAGTGCCTTGGTGTGATCAATTGATGGTCTTATCTCATTCTTCTGTAGGGGGCTTTTGGTCACACTGTGGGTGGAGTTCCACTCGGGAAGGAATGTTATGTGGTCTTCCTTTTCTTACCTTTCCCATAATCTTTGATCAAATCCTAAATAGTAAGTTAATTGTGGAAGATTGGAAGATTGGGTGGAGGGTGAAGCAAGATGTGGGAATGAACAATTTGGTGTCAAGAGTGGAAATTGCAAGGCTAGTgcataaatttatgaattttgaaaatgatgAAGTGAAAGAAATTAGGACAAGAGCAAGTGAAGTTCAACGCATTTGTCAACGTGCAATTGCAAAAGGAGGATCATTTGAAACCAACATCAATGCCTTCATCCAAGACCTTTCACATAGCATGGTTACAGAGTAG